A DNA window from Thermosynechococcaceae cyanobacterium Okahandja contains the following coding sequences:
- a CDS encoding acetate kinase, which yields MTHFPATVLVLNAGSSSLKACLYSLGAPPDNVVPMPEWQGLLDWGQDVKTATLKVKGHQRQYQATLSHPQGAIAGLPDWLRTLLSTLTEGETAVLATLADLHVIGHRVVHGGSHYRAPVWVDATVKAAIAELSEYAPLHNPANLAGIEVMAHLCPQIPQVAVFDTAFHAQLPAVARTYPIPYSLTSAGIQRYGFHGISHEYVSERAATVLARPLSQLRLITCHLGNGCSLAAVKGGRCVETTMGFTPTAGVMMGTRCGDIDPGILLYLLRRGYTADELDQLVNRQSGLLGISGVSNDLRQILAAIDQGSAPAQLAYDCFIYSLQRGIASLLPPLAGVDAIVFTAGIGENAPSVRADVCRGLGWLGVSIDPVANEQGEGDRDIAGTDASVRVLVLHTHEDWAIACACLKLLTE from the coding sequence GTGACGCACTTCCCCGCAACAGTACTGGTGCTGAATGCTGGCTCCAGTAGCCTAAAGGCGTGCCTCTATTCCCTAGGGGCACCGCCCGATAACGTTGTACCGATGCCGGAGTGGCAGGGGCTTTTAGATTGGGGCCAAGATGTCAAGACAGCAACGCTGAAGGTCAAGGGGCACCAGCGGCAGTACCAGGCGACCCTTAGCCATCCCCAGGGGGCGATCGCGGGCTTACCGGATTGGCTGCGGACTCTTTTGAGCACCCTCACTGAGGGGGAAACGGCGGTTCTGGCCACCTTGGCAGATTTGCATGTTATTGGCCATCGGGTGGTGCATGGTGGGTCGCACTATCGGGCACCGGTGTGGGTGGATGCCACGGTTAAAGCCGCGATTGCCGAGTTGAGTGAATATGCGCCGCTGCATAACCCAGCTAATCTGGCGGGCATCGAGGTGATGGCACACCTTTGTCCGCAAATTCCCCAAGTGGCCGTTTTCGATACGGCCTTCCATGCCCAACTGCCCGCCGTAGCGCGCACGTATCCCATCCCCTACTCGCTGACGAGTGCGGGAATCCAACGCTACGGGTTTCACGGCATTAGCCATGAGTACGTGAGTGAGCGTGCCGCAACGGTACTGGCGCGTCCCCTTTCCCAACTGCGCCTGATTACTTGCCATCTGGGGAATGGATGCTCCTTGGCAGCCGTTAAGGGGGGCCGCTGCGTTGAGACCACGATGGGCTTTACCCCCACCGCCGGAGTCATGATGGGAACCCGCTGTGGCGATATTGACCCCGGCATCCTGCTGTATTTGCTGCGTCGCGGCTACACGGCGGACGAGTTAGATCAATTAGTTAATCGCCAATCGGGGCTGCTGGGTATCTCTGGGGTGAGTAATGACTTACGCCAGATTTTGGCAGCAATTGATCAGGGGAGTGCCCCCGCGCAGCTTGCCTACGACTGCTTCATTTACTCTTTACAGCGGGGCATTGCCAGTTTGCTACCCCCCTTGGCAGGGGTGGATGCGATTGTCTTTACAGCAGGTATCGGCGAAAACGCGCCTTCGGTACGGGCGGATGTCTGCCGCGGTCTGGGGTGGTTAGGGGTGAGTATTGATCCGGTAGCCAATGAACAGGGGGAAGGCGATCGCGACATTGCCGGTACTGACGCTAGCGTTCGGGTATTGGTACTGCACACCCACGAAGATTGGGCGATCGCCTGCGCCTGCCTCAAACTTTTAACTGAGTAA
- a CDS encoding DUF3155 domain-containing protein produces MARRRKRKSRRRLEGRRILECVPQYSIESGEDKPVTAARKFIQAKGIAPPALLLVKRNEHTTDRYFWAEKGLFGAQYVEENHFLFPSLRELAEEKMAATAR; encoded by the coding sequence TTGGCCAGAAGACGGAAGCGGAAAAGTCGGCGTCGTCTTGAAGGGCGCAGGATCCTTGAGTGCGTACCCCAATATAGCATCGAGAGTGGCGAAGATAAACCAGTAACAGCGGCTCGGAAATTTATTCAGGCCAAGGGGATTGCGCCACCCGCCTTACTCCTTGTCAAGCGTAACGAGCATACAACGGATCGCTACTTCTGGGCAGAAAAAGGCTTATTCGGTGCACAGTACGTCGAAGAGAACCACTTTTTATTTCCGAGCTTGCGGGAATTAGCTGAAGAGAAAATGGCTGCCACAGCGCGCTAG
- a CDS encoding prepilin peptidase has product MGSAVGSFLNVVIYRIPHGRSLFYPPSRCPACLTPLRAYDNIPIFGWLLLRGQCRYCQAPISWRYPAIELLLGLLFVLIFGLSGWQWQTLSIWIFTAWLLALAFIDLDTMLLPHPLTKWGLMTGLVVQGLLAGGWLPALTTISHHLIAAALGLWLFDLIRWGGAIAFGQEVMGGGDGKLAAMIGAWLGWQGLLVTLFLAAALGGGIGGLGIALGWIQRRQPIPFGPFLAVAAILAALFGNVLIQFYVDTFLPGVTFP; this is encoded by the coding sequence TTGGGATCTGCCGTCGGTAGCTTTCTCAATGTCGTTATCTATCGGATTCCCCACGGGCGATCGCTATTCTACCCGCCGTCGCGTTGTCCCGCCTGCCTCACACCCCTGCGCGCCTATGACAATATTCCGATTTTCGGTTGGCTGCTGTTGCGGGGGCAGTGTCGCTACTGTCAGGCACCTATTTCATGGCGCTATCCTGCTATCGAACTGTTACTGGGGCTGCTTTTTGTCCTTATCTTTGGGCTGAGCGGTTGGCAGTGGCAGACCCTAAGCATCTGGATCTTCACCGCATGGCTGCTGGCCCTAGCCTTTATTGATCTAGATACAATGCTGCTGCCCCATCCCCTAACCAAATGGGGATTAATGACCGGCCTTGTGGTGCAAGGACTGTTGGCGGGGGGCTGGCTACCCGCTCTGACAACGATCAGCCACCATCTGATTGCGGCGGCCTTGGGGCTGTGGCTGTTTGACCTGATTCGCTGGGGCGGGGCGATCGCCTTCGGTCAGGAGGTGATGGGGGGAGGCGATGGCAAACTTGCTGCCATGATTGGTGCGTGGTTAGGCTGGCAAGGGCTTCTTGTCACACTGTTTTTGGCCGCTGCCCTTGGGGGAGGTATAGGCGGACTAGGAATAGCCCTTGGCTGGATTCAGCGCCGCCAACCGATTCCCTTCGGTCCCTTTTTGGCCGTTGCCGCCATCCTTGCCGCTCTTTTTGGCAATGTCCTGATTCAATTTTATGTGGATACCTTTTTGCCTGGGGTTACCTTCCCCTAG
- the mtnA gene encoding S-methyl-5-thioribose-1-phosphate isomerase, which translates to MLVSESMGAIFPVVWQGDRVQLIDQTRLPADYELKDIATAAEMATAIRTMIVRGAPAIGVAAAFGMVLGAREYSGSDRAGLLAHLESVATELRQTRPTAVNLFWAIDRMLEAARTQTATLEELQAHLLATAQAIASEDVATCQAIGEHGLAALPKQPEKLRLLTHCNAGALATAGYGTALGVVRSAWRANRLERLYADETRPRLQGAKLTAWECVQEGIPVTLIADTMAAHCMQRGMIDAVVVGADRIARNGDTANKIGTYSVALAAQAHQIPFFVAAPLSTIDTQMPTGANIPIEERHPQEIYQVGYSRIAPAGVDFYNPAFDVTPAHLITGIITELGVFTPADLAQGIGAA; encoded by the coding sequence GTGTTGGTGTCTGAGAGTATGGGAGCTATTTTTCCTGTAGTGTGGCAGGGCGATCGCGTCCAGCTTATTGATCAGACGCGCTTACCGGCGGACTACGAGTTAAAGGACATTGCCACGGCGGCAGAGATGGCCACTGCCATTCGCACCATGATTGTGCGGGGTGCTCCGGCCATTGGGGTGGCCGCCGCCTTTGGTATGGTGTTGGGTGCCCGTGAGTACAGCGGCAGCGATCGCGCCGGACTCCTTGCCCATCTAGAGTCAGTGGCCACTGAACTGCGGCAAACACGCCCGACCGCCGTGAATCTTTTTTGGGCCATTGATCGCATGTTGGAGGCGGCTCGCACCCAAACTGCCACCCTCGAAGAGCTGCAAGCCCATTTACTGGCCACTGCCCAAGCTATTGCCAGTGAGGATGTGGCCACCTGTCAAGCCATTGGCGAACACGGCTTAGCGGCGCTTCCCAAACAGCCCGAAAAACTGCGCCTCTTGACCCACTGCAATGCGGGTGCCCTTGCAACAGCAGGCTACGGTACCGCCCTTGGGGTGGTGCGCTCAGCATGGCGTGCCAACCGTCTGGAACGGCTTTATGCGGATGAAACTCGACCGCGGCTGCAAGGGGCAAAATTAACGGCGTGGGAGTGTGTGCAAGAAGGTATTCCGGTAACCCTAATTGCCGATACCATGGCGGCTCACTGTATGCAGCGGGGCATGATTGATGCCGTGGTGGTCGGGGCTGATCGCATTGCCCGCAACGGTGACACCGCCAATAAAATTGGCACCTACAGCGTTGCCTTGGCGGCGCAAGCGCATCAGATTCCCTTTTTTGTGGCTGCCCCCCTCTCTACCATTGACACCCAGATGCCCACTGGGGCGAACATTCCTATTGAGGAGCGCCACCCCCAAGAAATTTACCAAGTGGGCTACAGCCGTATTGCCCCGGCAGGGGTTGACTTCTACAATCCGGCCTTTGACGTTACGCCCGCCCACCTCATTACCGGCATCATTACGGAATTGGGGGTGTTTACCCCTGCGGATCTGGCTCAGGGAATTGGTGCAGCCTAG
- a CDS encoding DUF3828 domain-containing protein, whose protein sequence is MRIGLALGIGVLGSLTSLTTVAIATPPPQMVVTQFYQWLIQHPDHSREQLEQQQQSLTPALYKELRAAFRKQPQDGAWLDFDPFSYTQVSTLGMRVRHVRPSATDPRQTEVDIDVIAGLRGRQGTAVPIKVILKQTGDRWQIDNLVYMSTWDSLRCILREINR, encoded by the coding sequence ATGCGAATTGGGCTAGCCCTAGGGATAGGAGTCCTCGGGTCACTGACATCACTGACAACGGTAGCGATCGCCACGCCACCGCCGCAAATGGTCGTGACCCAGTTCTATCAGTGGCTGATCCAGCATCCAGATCACAGCCGTGAGCAATTAGAGCAACAGCAGCAGTCCCTGACACCGGCGCTGTACAAAGAGCTAAGGGCGGCCTTTCGCAAGCAGCCCCAAGATGGCGCATGGCTGGATTTTGATCCCTTTTCCTATACCCAAGTGAGCACGCTGGGTATGAGGGTGCGCCATGTCCGGCCTTCCGCCACAGATCCGCGCCAAACCGAGGTGGACATTGATGTCATCGCTGGGTTACGGGGACGGCAAGGCACGGCGGTGCCCATTAAGGTGATTTTGAAGCAGACGGGCGATCGCTGGCAAATTGATAATTTGGTGTATATGAGCACTTGGGATAGCCTACGCTGTATATTGCGAGAGATCAATCGCTAA
- a CDS encoding protochlorophyllide reductase: MSDQPRPTVIITGASSGVGLYGTKALAAKGWHVVMACRNLEKAENAAKELNIPSDAYTLLHLDLSSLASVRGFVESFRALNRPLRALVCNAAVYYPLLKEPIYSVDGYEVSVATNHLGHFLLCNLLLPDLQQSPESDKRLIILGTVTANRKELGGKIPIPAPPDLGNLEGFEKGFKAPIAMINGKPFKSGKAYKDSKLCNMLTVRELHRRFHDTTGIVFSSLYPGCVADTPLFRNHFPLFRTLFPLFQKNITGGYVTQELAGERLAMVVADPEFRQSGVHWSWGNRQKQGRQAFVQELSAEGSDMQKAQRLWELSEKLVGLAQD; the protein is encoded by the coding sequence ATGAGTGATCAGCCACGCCCCACAGTTATTATTACAGGTGCCTCCTCTGGCGTGGGCCTGTACGGAACCAAAGCCCTAGCCGCTAAGGGCTGGCACGTGGTTATGGCCTGTCGCAATCTGGAAAAAGCTGAAAATGCCGCCAAGGAGCTCAATATCCCCAGCGATGCCTATACCCTGCTGCATTTGGATCTTTCTTCGTTGGCAAGTGTGCGCGGGTTTGTTGAATCGTTTCGGGCGCTGAATCGTCCTCTGCGTGCCTTGGTGTGTAATGCGGCGGTGTATTATCCGCTGCTGAAGGAACCCATCTACAGCGTCGATGGCTATGAAGTGAGTGTGGCCACCAACCATCTGGGGCACTTTCTCCTGTGCAACCTGCTGCTGCCGGATTTACAGCAGTCGCCCGAGAGTGATAAGCGCCTCATTATCTTGGGGACGGTGACCGCGAACCGCAAGGAGCTAGGGGGTAAAATTCCCATCCCAGCGCCACCGGATCTGGGTAACCTTGAGGGATTTGAGAAGGGGTTCAAAGCCCCCATTGCCATGATTAACGGTAAACCCTTTAAGTCCGGCAAGGCCTACAAAGACAGTAAACTCTGTAATATGCTAACGGTGCGGGAGTTGCATCGGCGCTTCCATGACACTACCGGCATTGTCTTTAGCTCCCTGTATCCGGGCTGTGTTGCGGATACGCCCCTGTTCCGTAATCATTTCCCCCTCTTTCGCACGCTGTTCCCCCTCTTTCAGAAAAATATCACTGGTGGCTATGTCACGCAGGAGTTGGCGGGCGAGCGGTTGGCTATGGTAGTGGCGGATCCAGAGTTTCGCCAGTCGGGGGTGCACTGGAGTTGGGGCAATCGCCAAAAACAGGGTCGCCAAGCCTTTGTCCAAGAACTCTCAGCCGAGGGTAGCGATATGCAAAAGGCACAGCGCCTGTGGGAACTGAGCGAAAAACTTGTAGGGCTGGCTCAGGACTAA
- the lipA gene encoding lipoyl synthase: MTRRSPLPPWLRKPLGKASELSTVQQLIRQHGIHTICEEGRCPNRGECYAHKTATFLLLGATCTRACAFCQVDKGHAPMTVDLDEPAKVAAAVATLGLDYVVLTSVARDDLPDQGAGQFVATIQAIRHVRPQTQIEVLTPDFRMDRGRLSQRDCIAQIVALEPACYNHNLETVERLQGPVRRGATYASSLQVLATVKDLNPQIPTKSGLMLGLGESEAEIIATLKDLRAVGCDRLTLGQYLAPSLAHHPVVKYWTPAEFSRLGEIAKALGFSHVRSGPLVRSSYHAAVP, from the coding sequence ATGACGCGTCGTTCCCCTCTCCCACCGTGGCTCCGCAAACCCCTAGGCAAAGCCAGTGAGCTATCCACCGTGCAGCAGCTTATTCGGCAGCACGGCATTCACACCATTTGTGAAGAGGGGCGCTGCCCCAACCGCGGTGAGTGCTACGCCCACAAAACAGCCACTTTTTTACTGTTGGGGGCAACCTGCACCCGTGCTTGCGCCTTTTGTCAAGTGGATAAGGGTCATGCCCCCATGACTGTGGATCTGGACGAACCGGCAAAAGTGGCGGCAGCCGTAGCCACCCTTGGGTTGGACTACGTTGTGCTCACCAGTGTGGCACGGGATGACTTGCCGGATCAGGGAGCCGGACAGTTTGTGGCCACCATACAAGCCATTCGCCACGTTCGCCCCCAGACGCAAATTGAAGTCCTTACCCCGGACTTTCGGATGGATCGGGGGCGGCTGAGCCAGCGAGACTGCATTGCCCAAATTGTTGCCCTCGAACCCGCCTGTTATAACCACAACCTCGAAACCGTGGAGCGGCTGCAAGGACCGGTACGGCGGGGTGCCACCTACGCCAGTTCATTGCAGGTACTGGCAACCGTTAAAGACCTCAATCCCCAGATTCCCACCAAATCCGGCCTCATGCTGGGTCTCGGAGAAAGCGAAGCGGAAATTATTGCCACCCTCAAGGATTTACGAGCCGTCGGGTGCGATCGCCTCACGTTGGGGCAGTACCTTGCCCCGTCCCTTGCTCACCATCCCGTCGTTAAATACTGGACCCCAGCAGAGTTTAGCCGCCTCGGTGAAATTGCTAAAGCACTGGGGTTCTCTCATGTACGCTCAGGCCCATTGGTGCGCAGTTCCTACCATGCCGCGGTGCCGTAG
- the psbA gene encoding photosystem II q(b) protein, which produces MTTVLQRREQLNLWEQFCSWVTSTNNRLYVGWFGVLMIPTLLAATACFVIAFIAAPPVDIDGIREPVAGSLIYGNNIITGAVVPSSNAIGLHFYPIWEAASLDEWLYNGGPYQLIIFHFLIGVFCYMGREWELSYRLGMRPWICVAYSAPVAAATAVFLIYPIGQGSFSDGMPLGISGTFNFMLVFQAEHNILMHPFHQLGVAGVFGGALFSAMHGSLVTSSLIRETTETESQNYGYKFGQEEETYNIVAAHGYFGRLIFQYASFNNSRALHFFLAAWPVIGIWFTALGISTMAFNLNGFNFNHSVVDAQGNVINTWADIINRANLGMEVMHERNAHNFPLDLASAESAPVAMIAPSING; this is translated from the coding sequence ATGACGACTGTTTTACAACGTCGCGAGCAGTTGAACCTGTGGGAGCAATTTTGTAGCTGGGTCACCAGCACCAACAACCGCCTCTATGTGGGCTGGTTTGGTGTGTTGATGATCCCCACCCTGCTCGCTGCTACTGCTTGCTTTGTGATTGCCTTCATCGCTGCTCCTCCCGTGGACATCGATGGTATCCGTGAGCCGGTGGCTGGCTCGTTGATCTACGGCAACAACATCATCACTGGTGCGGTTGTGCCTTCGAGCAACGCCATTGGTCTGCACTTCTACCCCATCTGGGAAGCCGCTTCTCTTGATGAGTGGCTCTACAACGGTGGCCCTTACCAGCTCATTATTTTCCACTTCCTGATTGGTGTCTTCTGCTACATGGGTCGGGAGTGGGAACTCAGCTACCGCCTTGGGATGCGTCCTTGGATTTGCGTGGCCTACTCTGCGCCTGTGGCTGCCGCTACCGCTGTGTTCTTGATCTACCCCATTGGTCAAGGCAGCTTCTCCGATGGGATGCCCCTCGGTATCTCCGGTACCTTCAACTTCATGTTGGTGTTCCAAGCGGAGCACAACATCCTGATGCACCCCTTCCACCAGTTGGGTGTGGCCGGTGTCTTTGGTGGCGCTCTGTTCTCCGCCATGCACGGTTCGCTGGTGACCTCCAGCCTGATTCGTGAAACCACCGAAACCGAGTCGCAAAACTACGGCTACAAATTTGGTCAGGAAGAAGAGACCTACAACATCGTGGCTGCCCACGGTTACTTTGGTCGCCTGATCTTCCAATACGCCAGCTTCAACAACAGCCGTGCGCTGCACTTCTTCTTGGCTGCGTGGCCGGTGATTGGTATCTGGTTCACCGCTCTCGGCATCAGCACCATGGCCTTCAACCTGAACGGGTTCAACTTCAACCACTCGGTGGTTGACGCTCAAGGCAACGTGATCAACACTTGGGCGGACATCATCAACCGTGCCAACTTGGGGATGGAAGTGATGCACGAGCGGAATGCTCACAACTTCCCGCTTGACTTGGCCAGTGCGGAGTCTGCGCCTGTGGCCATGATTGCCCCGAGCATCAACGGCTAA
- a CDS encoding chloride channel protein — protein sequence MTRLSYPRLLFYALLVGILGGIVSTTFYQVLKLGFALLWGTEPNLVTIGTWAHLYPYIPLITATGGLLVGLSVKFLGATGGLADAVAELHRDGKLSYRYLPGMALASWLSLLFGSSAGPESPIIDISGGLASWFATRLQVSANVARILTLCGMAAGMGVFFSAPLGAALFVLEVPHRRSLEFYEAIIPTLISAFCGFTIFRVITGTSIGGIYRLPPYDALRPEDIGISLALGLLGAAVGVFFILVHRLLGYWLAPYKQHPLLLIVGVGLVIGLIALLHPITLFYGERQIEQVIRIGTHYSPQILVAAAVFKVFALSLCLHGGFRGGVVFPLLFVGSCMGMAAHQVFPGIPVSIALVTTMAAVTVAVTKTPLSLAIILSVISHTAMLPLITTATLASYLCTLPIAWIPSQQSRSDF from the coding sequence ATGACCCGCCTGTCCTATCCTCGCCTGCTCTTCTACGCCCTGCTTGTGGGCATCCTTGGCGGGATAGTCTCCACCACCTTTTACCAAGTGCTGAAACTGGGGTTTGCCCTGCTGTGGGGCACCGAACCCAACTTAGTCACTATTGGCACATGGGCACACCTCTACCCCTACATTCCCCTGATTACCGCCACAGGCGGACTATTGGTGGGCTTATCCGTCAAGTTTCTCGGTGCCACCGGTGGCCTTGCCGATGCCGTGGCGGAACTACACCGGGATGGCAAACTGAGCTATCGCTACCTGCCGGGGATGGCTCTGGCCTCGTGGCTCTCGTTGCTTTTTGGCAGTAGCGCTGGTCCGGAAAGTCCAATTATCGACATTAGCGGCGGCCTAGCCAGTTGGTTCGCGACCCGTTTGCAGGTATCCGCTAACGTGGCACGCATCCTTACCCTCTGCGGCATGGCGGCAGGGATGGGGGTCTTTTTTAGCGCCCCCTTGGGGGCCGCCCTCTTTGTCCTAGAGGTACCCCATCGGCGCAGTCTCGAGTTTTATGAAGCCATTATTCCAACCCTGATTTCGGCCTTTTGCGGCTTTACCATTTTTCGGGTGATCACGGGTACCAGCATTGGTGGCATTTATCGTCTGCCCCCCTACGATGCCCTGCGACCTGAGGATATTGGTATTTCCCTTGCCCTTGGCCTCCTTGGCGCAGCGGTGGGGGTCTTCTTTATTCTGGTGCATCGCCTCCTTGGGTACTGGCTCGCCCCCTATAAACAGCACCCCCTCCTCCTCATTGTTGGTGTTGGATTGGTCATTGGCCTGATTGCCCTGCTCCACCCCATTACCCTTTTTTATGGTGAGCGCCAAATTGAACAGGTCATTCGCATCGGCACACACTACAGCCCTCAAATTTTAGTTGCCGCTGCTGTCTTTAAGGTGTTCGCCCTCAGCCTCTGCTTGCACGGGGGCTTCCGCGGTGGCGTGGTCTTTCCCCTCCTGTTTGTTGGCTCCTGCATGGGCATGGCGGCCCATCAGGTATTCCCCGGCATTCCTGTGAGTATTGCCTTGGTAACAACCATGGCCGCCGTAACGGTCGCCGTTACCAAAACCCCCCTCAGCTTAGCGATCATCCTCTCGGTGATCTCCCACACGGCAATGCTCCCCCTGATTACAACCGCCACCCTCGCCAGTTACCTCTGCACCCTACCCATAGCTTGGATCCCCAGTCAGCAGTCCCGCAGTGATTTTTGA
- a CDS encoding Gldg family protein, translating into MKRFALSSSATLANVLLWAAPLLIIAGTTAGIVSDRWDWLPLTLLSGGGGALLLWLILQSRVSSGFWGRRSTQTSTNAILTVIAVIVLVAVVNFLGNRYSVEIDLTENQSFTLAVETRDVLQNLEEPVQVLVFDTNAASRDRLLLEQYRRQSNNRLSFEFVDPQAQPSVAREYNVTQVGQVIVKAGSKTQRIDEDLSERNLTPAIIRVTSDRTVTAYFTTGHNELPLTGGSASLGAVAKLLEQRDVELLPLNLLEKGTVPEDADIIVVAGPRQPFLRLEEDLLKSYLNGGGSLLLMLDVDVNVGLEDLLKDWGLTLDNRWVIDGSGVGQQVGLGPDTIIVTTYGNHPITQRFAQGPSVFPRAQAIRIEPVKDDDIVELALSGSQTWAETDWQSGDLEFTEGVDTLGPLPVAVAVTRTLSEDPPQQARLVVFGDSEFATDGVIAYQGINSDLFVNSVLWLGDRDAQELSLRPRETTNRRLQLNVTTSRWIEISAVFLLPLLAFGWAVVVWWRRR; encoded by the coding sequence ATGAAACGCTTTGCCCTTAGTTCATCGGCAACCCTAGCCAACGTACTCCTATGGGCCGCTCCCCTATTAATCATTGCTGGCACCACCGCAGGCATCGTTAGCGATCGCTGGGATTGGCTGCCCCTGACCCTGTTGAGTGGGGGGGGAGGGGCGCTACTCCTGTGGCTCATTTTGCAAAGTCGGGTGTCCAGCGGGTTTTGGGGACGGCGATCCACCCAAACCAGTACGAATGCCATCCTCACCGTGATAGCCGTCATTGTTCTGGTGGCGGTGGTGAATTTTCTCGGCAATCGCTACAGCGTTGAGATTGATCTGACCGAAAATCAATCCTTTACCCTTGCCGTCGAAACCCGTGATGTCCTGCAAAACTTGGAGGAACCTGTGCAGGTGTTGGTATTTGATACCAATGCCGCCAGTCGCGATCGCCTCCTGTTAGAGCAATACCGTCGCCAATCCAATAACCGCCTCTCCTTTGAATTTGTCGATCCCCAAGCCCAACCCAGCGTGGCTCGCGAGTACAACGTCACCCAAGTGGGGCAAGTCATCGTTAAGGCGGGCAGCAAAACCCAGCGCATTGATGAAGACCTCTCAGAGCGTAACCTCACCCCTGCGATCATTCGGGTCACTAGCGATCGCACCGTCACCGCCTACTTTACCACCGGGCACAACGAACTCCCCCTCACGGGTGGCTCCGCCAGCTTGGGAGCAGTGGCTAAACTCCTTGAGCAACGGGATGTTGAACTGCTGCCCCTGAATCTGCTAGAAAAAGGCACCGTGCCAGAGGATGCCGACATCATTGTGGTGGCCGGTCCGCGCCAACCCTTTTTACGCCTTGAGGAAGACCTGCTCAAGAGTTATTTGAATGGCGGTGGTAGCCTCCTGCTGATGCTGGATGTGGATGTCAATGTGGGTCTAGAGGATCTACTTAAGGATTGGGGGTTAACCCTTGATAACCGCTGGGTGATTGATGGCTCTGGTGTGGGGCAGCAGGTGGGGCTTGGCCCCGACACTATTATTGTGACCACCTATGGCAATCACCCGATTACCCAACGCTTTGCCCAAGGTCCGAGTGTCTTCCCCCGTGCCCAAGCCATTCGCATTGAACCGGTAAAGGATGACGATATTGTTGAGCTAGCGCTTTCCGGCTCCCAAACATGGGCAGAAACCGATTGGCAGTCTGGGGATCTGGAATTTACCGAAGGAGTCGATACCCTTGGGCCGCTGCCGGTGGCTGTGGCCGTAACCCGCACCCTCAGTGAGGATCCGCCGCAGCAAGCGCGGCTCGTGGTGTTTGGGGATTCTGAATTTGCCACGGATGGTGTCATTGCCTACCAAGGCATTAACAGCGATCTATTTGTGAATTCGGTGCTCTGGTTGGGCGATCGCGACGCACAGGAACTCTCCTTGCGCCCCCGCGAAACCACCAATCGCCGCCTGCAACTGAATGTCACCACCAGTCGTTGGATTGAAATAAGCGCCGTGTTTCTACTGCCACTGTTGGCCTTCGGCTGGGCTGTGGTAGTGTGGTGGCGGCGACGCTAA
- a CDS encoding ABC transporter permease subunit, whose product MPSLSFQGGRVILANILAIYRRELQSYFSAPFYYVIAGVFWLLSGLFFVVVMTTIIGQVAQQDLLQQQFGAPAQAVDVPKLILESFLGLLGSISQVILPMLSMGLYTEERKRGTLELLATSPITNWCVASSKLLAVLTFYATLLLPVVIYQFVTLQNSTPPLSPWLILAGNGGLLLLAAAILALGMFLSSLTDSTILAAILGFAVLLILWTLDILAKNTGGTLSDVLTYLSPIEHFSTLTRGVFRTSSLVVFGSYIFLGIFLTAQSIDAFRYQRN is encoded by the coding sequence ATGCCTAGCCTCTCGTTCCAAGGTGGCCGCGTCATTTTGGCCAACATTTTGGCTATCTATCGCCGTGAACTGCAAAGCTACTTCAGCGCCCCCTTTTACTACGTCATTGCCGGGGTCTTCTGGCTGCTCAGTGGCCTCTTTTTTGTCGTGGTGATGACCACGATCATTGGCCAAGTGGCACAACAGGATTTGCTACAACAGCAGTTCGGTGCCCCCGCCCAAGCCGTCGATGTCCCTAAGCTCATTCTCGAAAGTTTTTTAGGGCTACTGGGATCCATTTCTCAGGTGATCTTGCCCATGCTCTCCATGGGGCTTTACACCGAAGAGCGCAAACGCGGCACCCTCGAACTGTTGGCCACCTCGCCCATTACCAATTGGTGCGTGGCCAGCAGCAAACTGTTGGCCGTCCTCACCTTCTATGCCACCCTGTTACTGCCTGTCGTCATCTACCAGTTTGTTACCCTCCAAAACAGTACCCCACCCCTCTCCCCCTGGCTGATTCTGGCCGGGAATGGTGGCCTACTGCTGCTAGCGGCAGCCATCTTAGCCTTGGGGATGTTTTTATCGTCCCTGACCGACAGCACCATCTTGGCGGCCATTTTGGGGTTTGCGGTATTGCTAATCCTGTGGACGCTCGATATTTTGGCGAAGAATACCGGCGGCACCCTTAGCGACGTGCTCACCTACCTTTCTCCGATTGAGCATTTTTCCACCCTAACGCGGGGGGTGTTTCGCACCAGTAGCCTTGTGGTGTTTGGCAGTTATATCTTTTTAGGCATTTTCTTAACGGCGCAGTCGATCGATGCCTTTCGCTACCAACGGAATTAG